A genome region from Camelina sativa cultivar DH55 chromosome 10, Cs, whole genome shotgun sequence includes the following:
- the LOC104716214 gene encoding ribonucleoside-diphosphate reductase large subunit-like, giving the protein MYVVKRDGKKETVRFDKITARLKKLSYGLSIDHCDPVLVAQKVCAGVFKGVTTTQLDELAAETAASMTTNHPDYASLAARIAVSSLHKNTKNSFSETVRDMYDHVNERSGLKAPLIADDVFEIIMKHATRLDSEINYDRDFEYDYFGFKTLEKSYLLKVQGKVVERPQHMLMRVSVGIYKEDIDSAITTYHLMSQRWFTHATPTLFNSGTPRAQLSSCFLVCMKDDSIEGIYDTLKECAVISKLAGGIGVSVHNIRATGSYIRGTNGASNGIVPMLRVFNDTARYVDQGGGKRKGAFAIYLEPWHADIFEFLELRKNHGKEENRARDLFYGLWIPDLFMERVHTDGQWSLFCPNEAPGLADCWGAEFEKLYTQYENEGKAKKVVQAQQLWYEILTSQVETGTPYMLFKDSCNRKSNQQNLGTIKSSNLCTEIIEYTSPTETAVCNLASIALPRFVREKDTPLDSHPSKIVGSLGSKSRYFDFDKLAEVTATVTVNLNKIIDVNHYPLETAKTSNMRHRPIGIGVQGLADAFILLGMPFDSPEAQQLNKDIFETIYYHALKSSSEIATKEGTYETYQGSPVSKGILQPDMWNVIPSDRWDWAALRDMISKNGIRNSLLVAPMPTASTSQILGNNECFEPYTSNIYSRRVLSGEFVVVNKHLLHDLTDMGLWSPTLKNKIIHENGSIINVPEIPDDLKAIYRTVWEIKQRTVVDMAVDRGCFIDQSQSLNIHMEKPNFAKLTSLHFYAWKKGLKTGMYYLRSRAAADAIKFTVDTTMLKEKLNVAEDEEATEEDNETKMAQMVCSLTNPEECISCGS; this is encoded by the exons atgtacgtGGTGAAGCGTGACGGCAAGAAGGAAACTGTTCGCTTCGACAAAATCACTGCGCGGCTAAAGAAGCTTAGCTATGGTCTTAGTATCGATCATTGTGACCCTGTCCTCGTCGCTCAGAAAGTCTGTGCTGGTGTCTTCAAAGGCGTTACCACTACTCAACTCGATGAATTAGCCGCTGAGACTGCTGCTTCTATGACCACCAACCATCCCGATTACGCCTCC CTTGCTGCTAGGATCGCTGTCTCCAGTCTCCACAAGAACACTAAGAACTCATTTTCTGAAAC GGTTAGAGATATGTACGATCATGTCAATGAGAGATCTGGACTCAAGGCTCCTCTAATTGCTGATGATGTATTCGAGATCATTATGAAG CATGCTACTCGTTTGGACAGTGAAATCAATTATGATCGCGATTTTGAATACGATTACTTTGGATTTAAAACGCTTGAGAAATCATACCTCTTGAAAGTGCAAGGCAAAGTGGTTGAAAGGCCTCAACACATGCTGATGAGGGTTTCTGTTGGTATATACAAGGAAGATATTGATTCTGCTATCACTACTTACCATTTAATGTCTCAGCGATGGTTCACCCATGCAACTCCTACTCTCTTCAATTCAGGAACACCAAGGGCTCAA TTAAGTAGCTGCTTTCTGGTTTGCATGAAGGATGATAGCATCGAAGGAATATATGACACGTTGAAAGAGTGTGCTGTTATAAGCAAATTAGCAGGGGGTATTGGTGTATCAGTTCACAACATCCGTGCAACTGGAAGTTACATTCGTGGCACAAATGGAGCATCTAATGGTATTGTTCCAATGCTGCGGGTTTTCAATGATACTGCTCGTTATGTTGACCAAGGAGGAGGCAAGAGGAAAG GAGCCTTTGCCATATACCTGGAGCCTTGGCATGctgatatttttgaatttcttGAACTCCGTAAGAATCATGGAAAG GAGGAAAACAGGGCCAGAGACTTGTTTTACGGTCTTTGGATACCAGATCTTTTCATGGAGAGGGTCCATACTGATGGACAGTGGTCACTGTTTTGTCCTAATGAGGCTCCAGGTTTGGCAGATTGTTGGGGTGCAGAATTTGAGAAGTTGTACACTCAGTATGAGAATGAG GGTAAGGCCAAGAAGGTTGTCCAGGCACAGCAGCTTTGGTATGAAATTTTAACGTCCCAAGTAGAAACAGGGACACCATACATGCTTTTCAAG GATTCATGTAACAGGAAAAGCAATCAACAAAATCTGGGTACCATAAAGTCTTCCAATTTATGCACCGAAATCATTGAATACACAAGTCCAACTGAAACAGCTGTGTGTAATCTTGCATCTATTGCCTTACCACGGTTTGTAAGGGAGAAG GATACCCCCTTGGACTCACATCCGTCTAAGATTGTAGGCAGTTTGGGCTCAAAGAGTCGTTACTTTGATTTTGACAAGTTAGCAGAG GTGACTGCCACTGTTACTGTTAATCTCAACAAGATTATAGATGTGAATCATTATCCTCTGGAGACTGCAAAAACCTCAAACATGCGACATAGGCCTATTGGTATAGGTGTACAAGGTCTTGCAGATGCATTTATCCTTCTCGGAATGCCATTTGATTCCCCTGAG GCTCAACAACTGAACAAAGACATTTTTGAAACCATATACTACCATGCACTCAAGTCATCTTCAGAGATTGCTACTAAGGAAGGTACATATGAAACTTACCAAGGAAGTCCTGTGAGTAAG GGAATTCTTCAACCTGACATGTGGAATGTAATTCCTTCGGATCGCTGGGACTGGGCTGCTCTCAGGGATATGATTTCAAAGAATGGAATCAGAAATTCTCTTCTAGTGGCACCAATGCCAACTGCTTCAACCAGCCAGATTCTTGGGAACAATGAATGTTTTGAACCTTATACCTCAAACATTTATAGTCGTAGAGTCTTGAG TGGCGAGTTCGTAGTAGTGAACAAGCATCTTCTTCATGACTTGACGGATATGGGATTATGGTCTCCTACACTGAAAAACAAGATAATACATGAGAATGGTTCCATCATAAATGTCCCGGAGATACCTGATGACTTGAAAGCAATTTACAG GACTGTCTGGGAGATTAAGCAGAGAACAGTGGTCGACATGGCTGTAGATCGTGGATGCTTTATAGATCAAAGCCAAAGTTTGAATATACACATGGAGAAACCCAACTTTGCAAAACTCACTTCCTTGCACTTTTACGCTTGGAAAAAG GGTTTGAAAACGGGAATGTATTACCTGCGATCGCGTGCTGCAGCGGATGCGATAAAATTCACAGTAGACACAACAATGCTAAAG GAGAAGCTTAATGTGgctgaagacgaagaagcaacagaagaagacaaCGAGACGAAGATGGCACAGATGGTTTGCTCTTTGACCAACCCTGAGGAGTGCATCTCTTGTGGAAgttaa
- the LOC104716213 gene encoding probable nucleoredoxin 1: MEEDWIVFSAAWCGPCQRFTPQLVEVYNELAPKVGFEVVFVSGDEDEESFGDYFSKMPWLTVPFADSETHERLDGLFKVTGIPNLMIVDDHGKLVNNNGVGVIRSYGAGAYPFTPEKMKEIKEEEDRARREQTLSSVSLVSVNCLHSWFIDDSVAFCFFRIPLVPQDLYAYHKFANPQ, from the coding sequence ATGGAAGAAGATTGGATTGTATTTTCAGCTGCGTGGTGCGGACCATGTCAGCGGTTTACTCCTCAGCTGGTTGAAGTCTACAACGAGCTCGCTCCAAAAGTTGGTTTCGAGGTTGTTTTTGTGTCTggcgatgaagatgaagagtcCTTTGGTGATTATTTCAGTAAGATGCCATGGCTCACTGTTCCATTTGCTGATTCAGAAACACATGAACGTTTGGATGGGTTGTTTAAGGTTACGGGTATCCCTAACCTAATGATAGTTGATGATCATGGTAAACTTGTGAATAATAATGGGGTTGGTGTCATACGAAGCTATGGAGCTGGTGCTTATCCTTTCACACctgagaagatgaaggagatcaaagaggaagaagacaggGCTCGGAGAGAGCAGACATTGTCATCTGTGAGTCTTGTCTCAGTGAATTGTCTGCACTCATGGTTTATTGACGACTCAGTAGCGTTCTGTTTCTTTAGGATACCGCTAGTTCCTCAGGATTTATATGCTTATCATAAGTTTGCGAATCCACAGTGA
- the LOC104716215 gene encoding ubiquitin carboxyl-terminal hydrolase 27-like: MVSRRGSSGTRAIVCILTDRFKVSNNWVSHLSLATTTILGAAGFVFALRDGRFRNLRLFSAREKDDDFLVPGLQNLGNNCFLNVILQALASCKDFRSFLEWVIEDARDTVTGELDQHFPLTFALSTLLQELSTVGRRRSVSNPREVMLALTDYARNFNLTSQQDAAEALLHLISSLQQEIVFCYRPLQSSNISDILFSRNLRMLAPTEGLHGLMELKRWHKHLRGPFDGILGSTLMCRTCSSQIWLEFQFFHTLPLSPLLDSGGSNIIFGCTLESCLKKFLDTEKVENFFCHRCWHGAALKYLSVIGAAETDIEKLRSCGGDDQCHCKTSLVLKRMPWSNSYSHILKQLIISRFPKLLCIQVQRASFNMYGESFKLTGHIAFPLVLDLSLFAPSPIGLNKVEGIQMSSKYQKAEASRNSDNLYRLVTVVEHFGITGSGHYTVYRSVRVASQEEEEEEEEECEELRWFSISDSEVSRVSESDVLGAEASLLFYERV; encoded by the exons ATGGTTTCCCGTAGGGGTTCTTCCGGTACAAGGGCGATTGTGTGTATCCTTACAGATAGATTTAAGGTTTCGAACAATTGGGTTTCGCATTTGTCTTTGGCTACTACTACTATACTCGGCGCTGCTGGTTTCGTATTTGCCCTTAGAGACGGCCGATTCCGCAACCTCAGACTCTTCTCCGCTAGAGAAAAAGACGATGATTTCCTCGTACCTGGTCTGCAAAATCTCGGGAATAACTGTTTCCTCAACGTCATCTTACAG GCTCTGGCGAGCTGCAAAGATTTCCGGAGTTTTCTTGAATGGGTGATAGAGGATGCGAGAGATACTGTAACAGGAGAGCTGGATCAACACTTTCCTCTTACTTTTGCTTTATCTACCTTGTTACAAG AGCTCTCTACAGTTGGAAGAAGACGATCTGTATCTAACCCTCGTGAAGTTATGCTGGCGTTGACAGATTATGCCAGAAATTTCAATTTGACTAGCCAACAG GATGCTGCAGAAGCCCTTCTTCATCTTATCTCTTCTTTGCAACAAGAGATTGTATTTTGTTATCGTCCTCTCCAAAGTAGTAATATATCAGATATACTTTTTTCTCGCAACTTGAGAATGCTTGCTCCTACTGAAGGCCTCCATGGTTTGATGGAGCTCAAGAGATGGCATAAACATTTGCGTGGACCATTTGATGGTATTCTTGGTAGTACCTTGATGTGCCGAACTTGTTCTTCTCAG atttggTTGGAGTTTCAGTTTTTTCATACTCTGCCTCTTTCTCCTTTACTCGATAGTGGTGGTTCCAACATT ATATTTGGATGCACTTTAGAGAGTTGCTTGAAGAAGTTTCTCGACACTGAGAAAGTTGAAAACTTCTTCTGCCATAGATGCTGGCATGGTGCTGCACTGAAATATCTATCTGTAATAGGAGCAGCTGAG ACAGATATAGAAAAGCTCAGAAGCTGTGGCGGAGATGACCAATGCCACTGTAAAACTTCTCTTGTTCTTAAAAGAATGCCTTGGTCAAATAGCTATTCCCATATACTGAAGCAGTTAATCATCTCCCGTTTCCCAAAG CTTCTATGCATTCAAGTGCAACGGGCTTCTTTTAACATGTATGGAGAATCCTTCAAACTAACG GGACATATCGCCTTCCCACTGGTCTTGGACCTCTCCTTGTTCGCACCATCTCCAATAGGATTAAACAAAGTAGAAGGGATTCAGATGTCGTCAAAGTACCAAAAGGCAGAAGCATCAAGAAACAGCGACAACCTGTACAGGCTTGTAACGGTGGTGGAACATTTTGGTATAACGGGAAGCGGGCACTATACAGTTTATAGAAGTGTGAGAGTTGcatcacaagaagaagaagaagaagaagaagaagaatgtgagGAATTGAGATGGTTTAGTATATCTGATTCAGAAGTTAGCAGAGTTTCAGAGAGTGATGTTCTTGGTGCTGAAGCTAGCTTGCTCTTCTATGAGAGGGTTTAA
- the LOC104716217 gene encoding TSL-kinase interacting protein 1-like isoform X1 codes for MARKRTKTTTEPSKEIKAKGKFTRANKCMKTTTKKSHDSGKHTSGTEEKSPSKCSAESPSSLDQKLLHTPDRAQKVPVLDLHSCKEVPSSGKMKLQLFPLDVRTREGLEKDGFHPYLELTLSSRKKISSVLQHIHSKWGSSEIALGDPTLYPYDKPLLASGHKWIANSNITTGAVYEAIGAPPLFRLRYGWSSDIERKTHEPPCPSTPGIACFQNEELHNNGNKVEGASFTGKQMLGLDNPLTMLSSSNQVTGMPPSENIPTDEQVESDNKIHDESGPTLLFWDDGLTSLSIGGLLSEVSLKVNFGNHCKNSNATLWEDNLTNISIGGLFSEASLQDRCNIKHQQEPAHYNNNGQSSGSIGGFLSEPSPVGEGRFSDCSKTGETKRAIKQAPVPLISDSLNAFLENQTDHPREPCSDIPPEPSHLSIFDAEDTCHAFSFRKRTTTSPKVHEQGNGKAEKEQQKDDSKPAKPLFGSTVFNQDSSLGFSGIKWAESRGPFDFGLSSSRKFTNGDSVSFGAVVKDLQEMEPLEEKTKIQKH; via the exons ATGGCTCGAAAGAGGACTAAAACTACAACTGAGCCCTCAAAGGAGATCAAAGCGAAAGGAAAATTCACCAGAGCCAATAAGTGTATGAAAACAACTACTAAAAAATCCCATGATTCTG GAAAACATACTAGTGGAACAGAGGAGAAGTCTCCTTCTAAATGTTCAGCTGAGTCTCCATCTTCTCTGGATCAAAAGCTGCTACATACCCCAGATCGAGCTCAAAAAGTACCTGTCCTTGATCTCCATTCGTGCAAAGAGGTTCCAAGTTCTGGAAAAATGAAGTTGCAGCTCTTTCCTTTGGATGTTCGTACCCGTGAAGGTTTGGAAAAG GACGGCTTTCACCCATACTTGGAACTCACTCTTAGCTCACGGAAGAAGATTTCTTCAGTACTTCAACACATTCACAGTAAGTGGGGCAGCTCAGAGATTGCCCTGGGAGATCCCACGTTGTACCCATATGATAAACCACTACTTGCTTCTGGTCATAAATGGATAGCAAACAGCAACATCACTACCGGTGCTGTCTATGAGGCTATTGGAGCTCCACCACTTTTCCGCTTAAG GTATGGGTGGTCTTCTGACATTGAACGTAAAACCCATGAACCGCCATGCCCTTCAACTCCGGGTATTGCTTGTTTTCAGAACGAAGAACTACATAACAATGGTAATAAGGTAGAGGGTGCCAGTTTTACTGGAAAGCAGATGCTTGGTTTAGACAACCCATTGACAATGCTGTCCTCTTCAAATCAAGTAACTGGCATGCCTCCCTCGGAAAACATACCTACCGATGAACAAGTTGAGTCG GATAACAAGATACACGATGAGTCTGGCCCGACATTGTTATTCTGGGATGATGGATTGACAAGCCTAAGTATTGGTGGCTTGCTATCAGAAGTATCATTGAAGGTAAACTTTGGGAATCACTGTAAAAATTCAAACGCAACTCTCTGGGAAGACAATCTTACAAACATAAGCATTGGGGGTCTGTTTTCCGAGGCTTCTTTACAAGATAGATGTAATATTAAACACCAACAAGAACCAGCTCATTATAATAACAATGGTCAGTCAAGTGGAAGTATCGGAGGCTTTCTTTCTGAACCATCACCAGTAGGAGAAGGAAGGTTTAGTGACTGTAGCAAAACAGGGGAAACAAAGAGAGCTATCAAACAAGCACCAGTACCTCTAATATCTGATTCATTAAATGCTTTCCTCGAAAACCAAACAGATCACCCTCGAGAACCATGCTCTGATATTCCTCCTGAGCCGTCACACTTATCTATATTCGATGCAGAAGATACGTGTCATGCATTTTCATTTCGAAAGCGTACAACAACCTCACCGAAGGTTCACGAGCAG GGAAATGGAAAAGCTGAGAAGGAGCAACAGAAAGATGACTCGAAACCTGCAAAACCATTATTTGGTTCCACGGTGTTTAATCAGGACAGCAGCCTCGGATTTTCAGGAATCAAGTGG GCTGAGTCACGGGGACCATTTGATTTCGGTTTATCTTCATCGCGGAAGTTTACTAATGGAGACAGTGTAAGCTTCGGTGCTGTGGTAAAAGATTTGCAGGAAATGGAGCCtttagaagagaaaacaaagattcaAAAGCATTGA
- the LOC104716217 gene encoding TSL-kinase interacting protein 1-like isoform X2 has translation MARKRTKTTTEPSKEIKAKGKFTRANKCMKTTTKKSHDSGKHTSGTEEKSPSKCSAESPSSLDQKLLHTPDRAQKVPVLDLHSCKEVPSSGKMKLQLFPLDVRTREGLEKDGFHPYLELTLSSRKKISSVLQHIHSKWGSSEIALGDPTLYPYDKPLLASGHKWIANSNITTGAVYEAIGAPPLFRLRYGWSSDIERKTHEPPCPSTPGIACFQNEELHNNGNKVEGASFTGKQMLGLDNPLTMLSSSNQVTGMPPSENIPTDEQVESDNKIHDESGPTLLFWDDGLTSLSIGGLLSEVSLKVNFGNHCKNSNATLWEDNLTNISIGGLFSEASLQDRCNIKHQQEPAHYNNNGQSSGSIGGFLSEPSPVGEGRFSDCSKTGETKRAIKQAPVPLISDSLNAFLENQTDHPREPCSDIPPEPSHLSIFDAEDTCHAFSFRKRTTTSPKVHEQGNGKAEKEQQKDDSKPAKPLFGSTVFNQDSSLGFSGIKWVR, from the exons ATGGCTCGAAAGAGGACTAAAACTACAACTGAGCCCTCAAAGGAGATCAAAGCGAAAGGAAAATTCACCAGAGCCAATAAGTGTATGAAAACAACTACTAAAAAATCCCATGATTCTG GAAAACATACTAGTGGAACAGAGGAGAAGTCTCCTTCTAAATGTTCAGCTGAGTCTCCATCTTCTCTGGATCAAAAGCTGCTACATACCCCAGATCGAGCTCAAAAAGTACCTGTCCTTGATCTCCATTCGTGCAAAGAGGTTCCAAGTTCTGGAAAAATGAAGTTGCAGCTCTTTCCTTTGGATGTTCGTACCCGTGAAGGTTTGGAAAAG GACGGCTTTCACCCATACTTGGAACTCACTCTTAGCTCACGGAAGAAGATTTCTTCAGTACTTCAACACATTCACAGTAAGTGGGGCAGCTCAGAGATTGCCCTGGGAGATCCCACGTTGTACCCATATGATAAACCACTACTTGCTTCTGGTCATAAATGGATAGCAAACAGCAACATCACTACCGGTGCTGTCTATGAGGCTATTGGAGCTCCACCACTTTTCCGCTTAAG GTATGGGTGGTCTTCTGACATTGAACGTAAAACCCATGAACCGCCATGCCCTTCAACTCCGGGTATTGCTTGTTTTCAGAACGAAGAACTACATAACAATGGTAATAAGGTAGAGGGTGCCAGTTTTACTGGAAAGCAGATGCTTGGTTTAGACAACCCATTGACAATGCTGTCCTCTTCAAATCAAGTAACTGGCATGCCTCCCTCGGAAAACATACCTACCGATGAACAAGTTGAGTCG GATAACAAGATACACGATGAGTCTGGCCCGACATTGTTATTCTGGGATGATGGATTGACAAGCCTAAGTATTGGTGGCTTGCTATCAGAAGTATCATTGAAGGTAAACTTTGGGAATCACTGTAAAAATTCAAACGCAACTCTCTGGGAAGACAATCTTACAAACATAAGCATTGGGGGTCTGTTTTCCGAGGCTTCTTTACAAGATAGATGTAATATTAAACACCAACAAGAACCAGCTCATTATAATAACAATGGTCAGTCAAGTGGAAGTATCGGAGGCTTTCTTTCTGAACCATCACCAGTAGGAGAAGGAAGGTTTAGTGACTGTAGCAAAACAGGGGAAACAAAGAGAGCTATCAAACAAGCACCAGTACCTCTAATATCTGATTCATTAAATGCTTTCCTCGAAAACCAAACAGATCACCCTCGAGAACCATGCTCTGATATTCCTCCTGAGCCGTCACACTTATCTATATTCGATGCAGAAGATACGTGTCATGCATTTTCATTTCGAAAGCGTACAACAACCTCACCGAAGGTTCACGAGCAG GGAAATGGAAAAGCTGAGAAGGAGCAACAGAAAGATGACTCGAAACCTGCAAAACCATTATTTGGTTCCACGGTGTTTAATCAGGACAGCAGCCTCGGATTTTCAGGAATCAAGTGGGTAC GCTGA